In the Uranotaenia lowii strain MFRU-FL chromosome 1, ASM2978415v1, whole genome shotgun sequence genome, AAACAAGATAGCTTGCAAAAGACTTCATCCAAATTAATGATCTCAAAAAGGACAAGTCTCCAttgattttagaaaataaaaattaaaatcgagtGTAAAAGCTGGCTTATAAGAGCAAACATTCTGATTCATTTATATTAGTTTTGTacaaaagatggcttgcatgaggaaattattcaattcactctgtttctatttttaattaaaaaaaatggtttgctGGAGGATAGTCCTGATTGAttttctaaagttgtgatcgaAAAATGACTTACTAGAAAACAAACTTCAAGAgatatttaatagtttttaCAATAACATTGCTTGAAAGTATAAGCACCTCAttccaatttgataaaatttagtttatgaAGGCTGGCTACAAGAGAACCAGTCCTAATGTAGAAACGCCACTCGGTTCTTTAGACCTTTAAGAAGTCGAGCCTTGGAAAgagaaataaatgtttaaaaaataataataactagTCGCAATTTGTTGGACTATTCTGGATTTAAAAACACGGTTTACTAGCGAGGTCGAACCACCAGGCCAATTTCCTGTGTAGGATTTGCCAAGCGAAGCACCACCGTTGCACGTCCAAGCAGCACCACCGAACGAGTTCTCATCCGAGGGATCACAAGCGAATCCAGGTCCCAGTAGATTGCTCAGACCACCAACAGTAAATCTTCCCGTGCATTCAGATTCAACCGTTCTCTTGGAGACAGTCTCTCTGTTAGTAGTCGACCGATACGGTAGAAAGATTCCTGCTAGAGCTTTGCTAGATTCTGCAGCGATGTCCAACTTCATCACCAAGAAGCTGGCGAACGAACTCGCCACCCGTCAAAGCCCCGTGGACATCGCAGTTGCCGGAATTGGAGAGTCAGTGAAGCGCATCAAGCACAAGTTAGCTTCCAAGATCGTATCCAGTAACAGCGACTTCTCCACCAAACTCGATTTCTTCGTAATGAAGAAACTCACATCATATCTCCCCACATCCCCGATCGATTCAACTGCCTGGAGAATGCCGAAGGTTCCATTGGCGGATCCTCAGTTCAACGTTCCAGCAACAATCGACATGCTCATCGGTGGAGAATGTTTCCATGAGTTTCACACAGGCGTATGCTACTGCCTTGGTAACGGTTTCCCGTTTTTGGTGGACCCCCTCTTTGGCTGGACATTTTCCTGCAAAGTGGATTCCAGCTCCACCACCGCACCGCAAGCGTGCTACTTCTCCACCGTTGATCAAACCCGAGAAACGATCCCTGGGGAGTTCCGGCCAATGGAAACCGCCGATAGGAGCCTGAGAATGGAAGCTGAACCCTCCACTACTTAAATCTACAAAGAAGGATGCGTCGCCCACTATTCCCGGTGAAATGATCCACAAACCACCCTTGGAGATTACGAAACAAATGCCACACATCGAAACTCCACCAGAGATACACACCACAAGATTCCTGGAAGTAACGATCAACTCGGAATGGCGCACCAGAACGATCCTGTTGAAGACTACAAACCACACTGCTATCTGCCAAATCACCCGGTGCTCAAGGAAGCCAGCAAAACCACCAATGAACGCATGGTATTCAACTCATCCTGTGGACCCAACTCAGGGTACGCGCTCAAAGATACGCTGCTCGTTGGTTCCGTcgttcaacaaaatttcaacctCATTCCAATCAACGCGCTAATGGAgcgctaacaggtgattagcgttcctatcaTTTCATCCATATCGTTCGATCTACCGGGTCTTTGTTGCTTCCAGATCCTTAGACGTCATGTCATTCCTCACCATCATCGAGATCCTTCTACAAAGACCGGCAGAGCACGCCGAATGTGACTCACTGCGCATATCGAGCGCTAATAGATCCTATCTTACAATATCACTATATCGTCACTACGTATTCATAGCCATTTACCAAGCCACAACGCAGAATCTTCTAAGACCGGTAGAGCACACTGAACGTACCTCAACGCTCTAATGGAGCActaacaggtgattagcgttcctattACTTTCTCCATATCGTTTGGTCTACCGGGTCCTTTTCGATTCCAGATCTCCCGTTGTCGTACATCGTCGCAGAATCTCATCGTCCACCTCCTATAACGACCAAAACCATCTATAGCGACAGCAGAGTCTCCAAAGATatcggtagagcacgccgaacgttgcTCAACGCGCCAAAGGGACGCTaataggtgattagcgttcctataaTCTTACCCTACGCCGTTCGTTCTACCGGGTGTCTTTTGTCGTCCACAGACTCTGAACCAGTTCCGACGCTGAGAAGAAGACGGTTCCTCGATATGCGACAAACCATCTGTGTCCTTGAATCCAGTCGAAGAAACATGCAGAAATTCTTCGGGAGTAGGGAGTGTTGAAACTGTAGTTTGAAGGTGGCCGGAATGATCGGTACTACACCGGTCATGAATAATGTTCTTGTTGTTTAAATATGTATGTGTCTCAAtctatgttcacttgacactttaatcCATTTGCTCGTAAACACCATTATTTGTGATCGTACCTTAGCATAAGAtcaactctctctctctctcgcaACAAAGCAAACATCGCGGAGAGAGTTCACAAAATAGTTTAGGTGAGCCATtttagaagttagaaaaaaaagtaaagttgaACGAATCGAACGGATTTTCACTTCATCGCAATAAATTAATCTAAAGTCCAACCAAGCGACTTACTTCTTAAATAGTTCCGAAAATTGAGAAAAGTATTTGGTGGCAACAACTATCGAGTGAATACTGTGTGGTGCTATCTCGCAAACAGACCCGAACAGTGCAAACAAAATCTCCCCCCGAACGGGTGATCAGCTGTTAGTGTGAATTGACGACGACTCACCATATATTCctgctgctggtggatgccgtcgatTGGAGATGGAAAGAAATTCCCCGAAATTCgaaccccaccccccccccccccttcggtCGAGCCCGAACAGAATAGTATCTATTCTAGTCAACGATGCAGCCATCCTAAAAGCGACAgctgaactaaaaaaatcatcttctacggcccggacggtataccagctaCTTTTTTTAAGTGCCACCTCTGCTGACACCCATCAGACACATCTTACAACCATCGCTAGACTGCGCAATCTTTCTCTCATTGGTCcacaaaaagggagataagagAGATGTGAGCAACTACCGCGGAATCTCCGATCTATGCGCGATCGCCAAACTATTTGAACTGGTtgttttggatccaattttctcattttccaagcatcatgcctaaacgatccacgcACGACTATAAACCCCTACTGATCGTTCTTGCAGGACAGCTTTGCCAAAAAACTCAAACTGATGCCATGTGCACAGATATTCAGTGGCgttcgataaggtgaaccacgatattgcaATCGCAAAGCTCGAACGATTAGGCTTCTGTGGTTCCATATTGGATAGGTTCCGGAGCTACTTAATGGGACGGAAGTTATCCTTTCGCACTGGAGAATCCTTTTCTAGGCAGTTTGTTGTCTTTTCATGAGTGCCCCAAGGAAGTCTTTTGGGACCAATCATTTTCgtgatctattttaatgatgtatGTACTCTCCCCCTTAGCGGAACAAAGCTCTCATATaccgatgacctgaaactttttcacaccaTAAACGGCCAAGACGATATCAACCTCCTACGACAGAAATTCACCgcttttgctcactggtgcgacattaattgcttgcccttgaaccgcagtaaatgctcggtaatATCGTTTTCTCGTAAGCGGCACTCTCTTCACGCATATTACATCCTCGGAGACGGAACCATCATCCGGGTGGagcacatcaacgatctgggcgttattctcgattgatggctggagttcaagactcaTACGAACTGTGTTGTCGACAAAGTTTCTGGGAGCCTTGACCAGTAAATATtcttgtaggtatatttctcatcatcttcatatacattatagaatgatcgtatgaaacacgaaaaaacagcatttacctaccaaagtggaggcaatatacatacatattttctaTTTCTGGCTAAAGCGTTAAGAGTAAACGATTCGGGCGATATCAGACACCTTATagatacatactgaaagaatgcaagagagcacaagttttttctctcaatgcatgcgaaccgttgccagcgacaatatttgctgcctctgacattgggcaattcttgcaaatacaccatctgattttttgcaATCTGGATGCACTGATGGTCGCAGAGAgatcaacaaagctgttctctcattTGACCCACGcgatagaaaaaaatggaacgaaattgtcttcaaaatctgcaaacatggcggacttttgatcacgatttaaaccatttaatccgacttcgagtaacgattttaaCGACCTTTTATTTGCGGAAGTTGGAGTTACGATTCACagtaacatttttaatgacttgagttattattttcaatacgattttatgtttgctgggttggattcttgtttcgtatggccaaagacttcaaagacgtttattgcctgaaaagtctttattgttgCATAGTTCGTTCTATTACTGAGtacgcttcagctgtttggtgccctttctaccagaacggagctgaaagaatcgaggctatcctGGCTATCAGTAACTTTTCAAATCTATGCTTTTCCAGCCacttaaggcagaaacacaatacagcgtcggtcgtcgcgtcacgtcagcggtcaacgctgtcgataagtactaaaacgcggacgcgacgcaccagacgatttttgcatcacaattcagcatCAAGAGACATCTCTGCAACCTGAAACAATTTGGCCTTAAGTTGTCAAATCTAAATAACCTTAATGAACAAGCTAACATGACTGAATCGGACATTTCAAATTACAACGATGAACAGAACTTTATGATTCCaaactggttcaaaaatcgacaaaattttgaatactgtGATATGATAATAAATACACATGTTCTGAATATCGAATTGGGAAATTATTTCTTACCAAATAATGAAGTATATTTTTCACgtttaacattgatttttttatagacCTTTtccgataaaaataaaactataaaaagcctttttttcatttctccaGTACCTTAACGTGAAGGACCTGAACCGAATAATTCGCAACGTGCAGCGAACCGTAGATGTTCAAAGTAGTAAACCGATAGCCAAACAACCCATTTCGGAACCGACTCCCAAATCAATAACGGAAAACTTTCTAACACGCACCGAAGTTGACTGCATCCTGAAGCAGGCCGAGGAAGATTTACTGGAACCGTCCGGGCAGCCCGATGTTTTGGAAATCGATCTTCAGCCAGCTACTACGGCTCCTGAACCGGCAAACGATAATCACAGCAGTAGCAGTTCCTCAACGTTGTCCGCAACTACCTCGACTTCGTCAATTATCTTCTCTCCCTCCCGGGAAGGAACCACCGACGATGTGGCTGACGTCGAAGATAACTTGTTCGTCGATGATGACTTTGATTTCGAAGATCAATTGATCACGACTTCTAGGGAAGAAAATCGTGCCACCAAACAAGAAATCGAGGATCTTCAATCGTTGGATACGTATTACGAGTTTTTGGATTCGGAATCGATCGCGGAGGAAGTGCTGCTCGCGCCGGAAGATCAGGACGGAGATTCCGAGGGATCATTGAATGTGGCTCCCGTAGTAATACGGGTGCGAACTCCAGTGCGACCACGATCGAATGTGCCTTTGACGGAGTCTTGCGATCACGATTTTTACGACGCGATGGATGTTGTTAAACCAGTTATTGATTTTGAGAAGATTGAACGAGAGAGTCGGCGAAGCAGAGGAAAGAGTAGCGTTTCGGTAGCGAGATCAGCTTCCCAATGCCGAAGTCGTCCAGCGTCCGAGAAATCTCTGATAGAAGAGTTCGAtacatttattaaaataacCGAGCTACAGAAGAAAATTTGTATGCTGATCGATGATGTGCGACTTGGAGTTGGTAAAATTGAGGAGATTGAGGACGTTTTAGAGGAAAAGAAGCGGGAGAAGCGAACGGCAGAGTTTTTAGTGCGCTTTCAACGGAATTATCTGTACCAAATCAATAGAATTGAAGAAGATGTTTGTGTGATTTCGAAGAGTTCCCCGGAACTTTCCCAGAAAGTGTATCAGTTGTACAAGTTCGTTTACGATGGGttgaagttttatttaaaaaacatgaagtACTTTGTGATAAATGTAAGCCCGGAGAAGTTGTGGTCCCTGGTTAAACAGATCATGAGTTCAACGAAGGTGTGCATCCAGAAGGGGATTTTTGACGAAGATGATCTGATTGTTGGGGAGATAAACGAAAAGTGTCACGCTTTAAGGCATCGCCTCAAAGAGGAAGCTAGTAGGTTGAAAACTAAAATGAAAGCATCAAGGGATTCCAAGAGATCCGGAAGTGTGCTGCGTAATTCCACTCAGCATACAACTAAACTCTCGATGTATGGAGCCGTAAGTGCTCCACCAAAACGACGGCCACCAGTTCGGAAGGTTCCAAAACCAGTTAAAAAGCCCACCGAGAAACCCAAAAACGATCTTCCTAAGGAACCTTCCAAAGATCTTTCCAAAAGACCAGGTCGAGGTAAAATAATTGCTGTTCCAATGAACAAATCTAGCTCATCTTCATTGGGTCAAAGCAAAAGTTCAACCCGACTTCGGTCGGCCAAATCGCCTCGAACCAAACCATTGGATGAGGACGTTGTTACACAGATCCAAACGCAGGCCGATCCTTTAATAAACTCCCGGCTCCTGAAGGAAGTCTCCAGTGCTTTGACGAAACTGTCTAGCAATCGAGATGCTGCCATCAGTCCCGAAGTGAACCAACAACTACACCAACTGATCATGGAAACCATCCAGAATATCACCAGACAGCAGCTCAAAGAATTTTTGGAGGTAAGTGTCTTCAAAACTCTCTTATCTTTGGTTGTAGTTCCTTAAATACTTTATTCAATACACTTAAAGCTTGGCTTATAAACACTCATTACAAAAAGGGGCTAACAATTCGTATAAAGCTAGATGAGTAACATACCGTGCTTGCTTCTGAAGCATCCGTCAAAAGAAGTAAAGAGAGAGGACAAATTCTTTCTAAATTATTCTACAACTTCACTCTGGTATTCTGCTCTGGTTGGTGAGAGACGTGAGTTGTTGACCATTTTGTACACCTGTGATGATAAAAGGTTTGCCAATTTAAACTTGGATAGAGAGAGATGGAAACAGTGTTCGTATCGTGTCGGGCAACCGCCTAGATGCCGCACTTCTCGCAGATCGGTTGCTTGTCCTTGTCGGAGCGGAACTTGGAGTCCACTCCGATGGGTTCTTTGCAGagctgaaaatatgaaaaccaaagttttaaaacacaCTCTCAATCGAAAGACACTACATTTAATCAATCACCTTGCACTTAAAGCACTCCTTGTGCCACTTAGCCTCGACAGCCGAGATCGCTTTCTCGACTATGGGTTTCTTGCAGCCGCCGCATTTCGGTGCGTACAGCCGCTCGTAGTCGGCGGTGCAGTACGGCTTTCCGTTGCGCTCGAAGAACGTTTGGCCCGAAAGCTGCTGCTTGCAGGGACCGCCGCAGATGAAGTGCTCCAGGTGCCAGGCTTTGCCCATCGCTTTGACCACTTTCTGTAAACAAGTAAGAAAACAGGTTTTGGGTTAGTCAATTTTCGTGCAAAATTTTCGGGAACAACTtgctaatctatatatataaaaactagcagacccggtgaacttcgtcttaccatgttcaatttggcgtcttttttctatttttcctagttttctttacatttcccttttttccctttactcgaatcgtcccgctcaattctatcaaaattaaaccaaagaatttaaactcaacgggtcttttaaaatcaaagttttgtaacttgttcaataagtaactgtatgttgataatatgtgcGTTTCATTTGCTGTTTTCCATTCAGTTAATTCATTTCGTTTTGTTATActgtttttaatatcgggacaatttttggagtattttccgaatatttttCCTAACGCAATACTTTCAGCttccaattagctttggatggtgtattttttagagctgaagaaataaaaaaacaaaatcattttcaaaaagattcgcctgatacttaagttatagactttacacatttcaacttaaagtgttcccaaacagtgcttgtcatggcattaaatctggcgattttgcGTATTGAaaattccctttttttattcaagcaaaaaatgcaaataaattcctttgaactttgaacaaaGAAACGattagttttgaaaagaggaaaacatatgtttagatatattcacccattattttaaagattttagttgaagcagttctgatttcaaaatttcctgaacattgttggtggtgttctacgatttcatttaggattacgttatatttttaagatttaataacattcaattgaaaagcagattttttttaatttaatagatcgaaaagaaataatctgttcaggcttcgatggtttcatgagttcattttgattcctggaaattatcatataaacaaaaccttaataaaaattttgtgtcttttttaccGGTTCAATCCTAaagaatatcaccacagttcaactttcatattctctgaaaaaagtaatatttccaaaagaaaaaaaatagttatgttgacaaaaagaatatcgaagtatacatttgtcccatttattggggctagtgaaaacacataggtttttttcagatgcgtaagtgaaaagactttaaaaataatttaatacttgttcttgtttgtctgttttatcaactttcattgctatatccctaataagtttttttccggaataaattaatgcttggtacttcaatttcactgaatgctgttcaaccaaaagatcttgatttacaaagaccttcataataattttgaatatccgcttaaGATTCAACattcgggatatcctttcttgCCATtctggagataaaattcttaaattgtagatgtttcatagctgAATGGCGCGtattcacttattccacctaagaaataaaaggataattattattattaacacttttaggtcatattaaaagttcatcataaaaatctgctgcccctggaatatcaatcacaaaaaaacttttcaataaaaatgtgaatcaaaagtctcttctatatagccaaaatatgtaaaacaaaaacacacttttcatacTAAGTTTGtgcttgaattgtgtgtaaacaaacagtaaatgtgtaaacagttttttggtgaatgattttaaaaaaagagttcagtgtttttaattaaattttttttgggcccaacaatttttagatgaagaaataatgtatacattttttgtaaaagttgatagtttgcacttactctagtctactttcttatttgaaaattcttccagaaaatgcatatcctcactatttttcattaaaaagtagattattttattgataatttcaatttacgtttgcaaaaaatcaaatagttcattcggccttttaatacttcaatcctatctaatctatttcaaagaacagactcttgttgagaggaagaatgaccaagttggttaaaatcctctataaataaacaaaatagaatagaatagactgttgttcagttaatgtgtctagcgttctaggcgtattggattacacgaaattgaatgttaagatttccaatttcttattttcaaacgtccgcaaagtgtcatcacattatttcatatttatcttaaccaaattcataattttttgcaacaatttactacttaaattaacacgaattaaaaatggttttaatatttaatatcgtttatatggttttgaatcgatcgataaaatatcaatctgtgtcacatctaggcgtcatttattaccatgtgctgtgtacaaataagcaagaaaaaaacacatctaggttgcatatcgcccccacgtgcataagaaatataggtacttggttgagaaataggcgcctaatttttaaatttttccagcgatcaatgaactgtatgctttggttactattatcttgcaacgacgtttgctagtgacgcctcgcccatggagacaaaaaacaaacccctcgaagaaatgaaaatctctaaaaatggttgcctgacttttcaatttcagattttggcaaaacaaatattatatgttttattcgatcagcaaaatgtcaacctgagtcacatctaggcgtcattcataaccatgtgctgtagaaatgaggtaggaatcaagaacaaaaaaattacatcaaggcttcatatcgccaccacttgcattgaaaatatgcttggttgagaaatacgcgccaaaatattctcactgatcagtatgctatgcattggttactatcttctaacgacgtctgctcgcgacgcctcgaccttggagacgaaaaacaaaccccccaaagaaaaaacaatctcgaaaaaatggaagccatgacttttatttcattcaaaaaactacaaatttaattattacggacaattggtgtgactttgtgttatttttattcaatataaaccaattcgcatggctacagaatattctaaaaataatttcattcgaatcgtttgggtaatttcggaggagtagtactacaaacaccgttacaagagaattttatataatagatgaatgtttgtctgtctgtctgttccctatagactcggaaactactgaaccgatcatcgtcaaaattggaatctgagggtttttgaggccggggatggtttctgtaatagtcaaaactccatccgacttgaGGAagggagggcttccatacaaagtttgtagtttttcggaacaaattaaagtcatgacatccattttctcgagattttttcttcctttgggcggtttgtttttcgtctccaaggtcgaggcgtcgagccaacgtcgcaaaaggatagtaacccaggcatagcatactgatcagtgggaatattttggcgcgtatttctcaaccaagcatattttctttgaggggttagtttttcgtctccatgggcgagcaaacgacgttgcaagaggatagtaaccaaagcacactgttcattgattgctggaaaatttaacaataaggcgcctgtttctcaaacacgtgggggcgatatgcaacctagatgtgtatttttttcttgctaTATACAGCaagtggtaataaatgacggaTTGgttttttatcaatcgaatcaaaaccaattgaaagatttacaaaaatacttccatatttagttcgtgttaatgtaggtaacattcgacttttcattcaaggaacattagaacatgttcaaacgttcaacttttcctgttaaaattaaaaattatgttttcttctagatattgttacttcggcccaaatacacaactgaaacgaatttagaaatgaaaatgggagctttttattttaaataattctgaaaaaaccatcgtactttttgcttacataccaatttaagtacgtacttaacatggaaagtgtttttgtgttacatggctgcataaaagagacttttcttccgcttcatttttgaaaagcgaaactttagaactgatattcaaatggacgcaaaatttttaagagaaatttttagtatacccttaaagtgttaaaaacaatattcttttctgtcaacttacacggtggggcaagggcaaacgtcgaacttttaagaaattcatcttcaaaatgattcaatattttggaaagaccaggaggggtattccgaatgttgaaactgaagcggatattgaaaattcttaaatgtttttgtaaatgaaggtcattccctttgaacagcattcttAAAAAGTGaagtaaaaacataaattttagactgcaggaatactgcagatatattagtgaaacttgatagaacaaaaaacaggaatacgtatataatccattttaaagccattactctgacgcatctgtaaataagctttgcattgccccaatatacgggacaaatgtaaactttgaaatttgtttttgccaacattaatgaatatttgactttcaaagagaaaataaaaaaaatacgctgagaacttatttagtgatgcaactgaattttttttaaatatttatatttttaccgtagtaaatttaaaaaaaaacaaagaaatttgcactgtatttaatacataactaatttaatatatttttcattacctttataagtgctgtttgggtatcgagccggttaaatttgcctaccttcttcaagcagtgggggacaaaattgaaaaaagatgggagagctcccatgtaaatttaagataaagagcttttcaaagaagggaccatattaaaaaggtttttttgggtacagaatacaaatttcatatcttgaaaaaccagtttagagatcaagtttcagtaaataatatttaccatctttgaattgcaattcagaactgcagctgcagcttcCACTTCAAAGatattggttctgaagtatgatgaggtttgatttaaaaaaatgctctctaaaatctaaatttgaataaatttttacaaattacaatcATTTccagaaggtgtagcaaagcacaccgggtcagctagtagattTCATAtatgtaacattaaaatcacttcgagcattTCCAAGACGTGATTCTAAAGTAGACCGAGGCTGgccgcgaacaggcagattgATCGCCGGTCAGACGTGTGGAGACGAAAAAgtggaaggaggagaagaacattttctgacaactttggCATTATTCCgtgaagcaataattttt is a window encoding:
- the LOC129739075 gene encoding uncharacterized protein LOC129739075, which encodes MDINVEEFMQNSTKGYNFQYLNVKDLNRIIRNVQRTVDVQSSKPIAKQPISEPTPKSITENFLTRTEVDCILKQAEEDLLEPSGQPDVLEIDLQPATTAPEPANDNHSSSSSSTLSATTSTSSIIFSPSREGTTDDVADVEDNLFVDDDFDFEDQLITTSREENRATKQEIEDLQSLDTYYEFLDSESIAEEVLLAPEDQDGDSEGSLNVAPVVIRVRTPVRPRSNVPLTESCDHDFYDAMDVVKPVIDFEKIERESRRSRGKSSVSVARSASQCRSRPASEKSLIEEFDTFIKITELQKKICMLIDDVRLGVGKIEEIEDVLEEKKREKRTAEFLVRFQRNYLYQINRIEEDVCVISKSSPELSQKVYQLYKFVYDGLKFYLKNMKYFVINVSPEKLWSLVKQIMSSTKVCIQKGIFDEDDLIVGEINEKCHALRHRLKEEASRLKTKMKASRDSKRSGSVLRNSTQHTTKLSMYGAVSAPPKRRPPVRKVPKPVKKPTEKPKNDLPKEPSKDLSKRPGRGKIIAVPMNKSSSSSLGQSKSSTRLRSAKSPRTKPLDEDVVTQIQTQADPLINSRLLKEVSSALTKLSSNRDAAISPEVNQQLHQLIMETIQNITRQQLKEFLEQPITNNGHKVPNQPPIRTNRTCPGEETVEGAGPIAGAEFQPSEATEVPGATGRDQAVEKCFSTQGKQKLQQQPPPQQSTAVMPEVENSQHDRGERNDDDDFDGRRPFAGPVGDCESGKTFPCGNANQIWIGKSDDLEITGGGGGKMMEPLEGGAENQPLSNGREFIAPGQRAGFAAGKFENHLVEDGQHCRQHQQHKMEANGRQRENSLLDSRKRGIQPTQQRQQKINYSHNLQYLEIVSPPDGDPPKQPSNAGINRTAIPEARSHLNLVNETAVRERKQQRKQLYAQLKRQIFRDRLEAVRRMSQNPIYVNGNFDRPWQTVSRISDQLVDELVQETTEQGLDFGERSFVEDFIRLQLGEG
- the LOC129739077 gene encoding transforming growth factor beta-1-induced transcript 1 protein; its protein translation is MATCYGCKEEIKDKVLEALNKNWHPEHFACKECKKRIIENKFHEADGRPVCPKCYEVKFQAICAACRKMITEKVVKAMGKAWHLEHFICGGPCKQQLSGQTFFERNGKPYCTADYERLYAPKCGGCKKPIVEKAISAVEAKWHKECFKCKLCKEPIGVDSKFRSDKDKQPICEKCGI